AGAGGCTTGGAGAAAAATAGATTCGGGAATGATTGGGATGAAGTGCTTGCGGAGCAATTCCAGCTACCATACTACTTGCAGCTTCGCGATTTCCTCAAAAAAGAATACGAAAGCCATAACGTGTATCCGCTCATGGATGATATGTGGACAGCCTTCAAATTGACCCCCTTCAACGACGTGAAAGTGGTTGTTCTCGGACAGGATCCGTACCACGGGCCTGGACAAGCGCATGGTCTCAGTTTTTCGGTGAAGCCCGGCGTCAAGATTCCGCCGAGCTTACGGAATATGTTCAAGGAATTGCAGTCCGATATCGGGTGCGGGATTCCGGAAACGGGGACATTGACGGGCTGGGCGAAGCAGGGCGTGCTCATGCTGAACACCGTCCTCACTGTGAGGGAAGGGGAGGCGCATTCCCACCGGAAAAAAGGGTGGGAGATTTTCACCGACGAAGTGATCCGTCGCTTGTCCGAACGCGAAGAGCCGGTCGTTTTCATCCTTTGGGGGCGTCCGGCGCAGGAGAAAAAGAAGCTCATCGATTTAAATAAAAATGCTGTCATCGAAGCAGTCCATCCGAGCCCGCTTAGCGCAAGCCGGGGCTTTTTCGGCAGCCGTCCATACTCCAAGGCGAATGAAATTTTGAAACAGTGGAATGAAACGCCGATCGACTGGTGCCGAACGGACGACGGGCTGTAAGGGAAGAGGTGGTCGCATGGCTGTAAATTGCTTTCAATGTCAATACTTTTTCGTAACATGGGATCCGAAAAGCCCGCGTGGGTGCAAGGCGTATGGTTTCAAAACCCGAGAACTGCCGTCCATCGTTGTGAAGCGATCATCGGGCATGGAATGTTTGAAATACGTACCGAAGAAAGGGGGTGCTAGACAATGATTTCAACTGAACGGATCATCGAGGAAATGCAGCGCCAGCTCAATTACGCGAAAACCGCGGACGACGATCAAGCCGTCCGCGAGGCGCTGACAGCGATTCGGGCGCTCTGCCAAGTCGTTCTCGTCAGCAACGACAAGAAAGACGAGCCGATCATTACGCCGAGAACGATGGCAATCTCCCATAAGCCGCAAATTTCGTCATTGGAAGGCAGGCATTTGGAGGAAGACGACGCAAACGGCGGCTCGATCTTTGACTTCTAATTGTCATATTTTATAAGCTGGAAATGTTTATAATTAGATAGAGAGATTTTACACAAACAGAAAGTAGGAAATCATATGCCATTTTTCATTATCGCAGGCGCCGTCAACGCGGCACTTGCCGTTGCACTTGGCGCATTCGGAGCGCACGCTTTGAAAGAGCGCCTATCCGAACGGTACCTCGCCATCTGGGAAACAGCCGTCCAATACCAAATGTTCCACGCGATCGGACTCATCGCGGTCGGCATCCTCATGAGCTCATCGCTCTTCGGCCCGTCGACCTCTTTAACGTGGGCAGGATACTTGCTGCTCGCCGGCATCATCATCTTCTCCGGCAGCCTCTACATCCTCAGCCTGTCCGGCATCGGCATATTGGGCGCCATCACCCCGATCGGCGGCGTCGCCTTCATCGTGGGCTGGATCATGCTCATCATCGCAGCGGTGAAGTTCGGAAAATAACATGGAAACGGTTTGAAGAATCAGTTCTTCAGACCGTTTTTTTTGAATCGCGTCATGGGGAGGGGGCCGCGTCCAAAGCTTGGTCTTCTGCGTCCAAAGCGGGATCTACCGCGTCCAAAGTGAGCTCCCGCGCGCCCAAAGCGAATGCTTCCGCGCCCAAAGTAAGTCCCTGCGCGCCCAAAGCGATTGCTTCCGCGCCCAAAGAGAGTCCTCGCGCGTCCAAAGCGATTGCTCCCGCGTCCAAAGAGTGGTCTTCCGCGTCCAAAGTAAGTCCCCGTGCGCCCAAAGCGATTGCATCCGCGCTCAAAGTGAGTCTCCTCACGCCCAAACTCATGAAATTCTCCATAAATCTGTCAATACTATCCTGTAATCCTTTTCCCACTTCTTAGTAAACTAGAAGAAAAGGGGGAGTTTCCATGGTGTTGACCCGTCAACGTTCAAAGCAAAGCATCCTTGCCGTATTGTTGTTGCTTGTCCTTGTAAGTAATTATTTGGCTTATCGGCTTCCTGCCATACCATTGCCGGCCGATCCGCGTGGTGTTGTCATCGGTTCTATGCTGGATTTGGCAATCGTTGCACCGGTTCTCATAGTCGCAATGACGCGCAAAAAGGGTTTCACGTTGAAACGTTTTTTCACATTCATGGTGATCGGTCTCGTTGCGGCCCGGTTCGTCATTCCTGGCGAGTATTTCGAGCCTTTCAAATTTATCCCTTATGTTGCGATTGGATTCGAAGGATTGCTCCTACTGGCGGAACTCGGCCTTCTGTTTTTGCTCGCAAAGCATTTGCCGACGATTATGAAGGAAGTGAGGAGCACAAACGCCGGACCGCTTTTTGCTTTCCCAGCGCATGTGAAGAATAATGTATCGACCCATCCGTTCGTTTCCATCATAACTGCAGAATCGCTCATGTTTTATTATGCATTTGCTTCGTGGAAGCGGAAGCCGCCCGCGGGGGAAACCATGTTTACATTGCATCAGAAGACGAGCATGATTGCATTTTATGTGATGCTCATTCATGCAATCGTTATCGAGACAATCGGCATTCATTGGTGGCTGCATGGGAAATCCATGATCCTGTCCATTGTCTTGCTTGTCTTGAATATCTACTCTGTCATTTATGTGATTGCGGATATTCAAACAGTGCGCCTCAATCCTTTGGCAATGAGAGAAAATCGGATGCACATTTCCCTTGGACTCGGGAAACGCATGGAAATTCCTTATGACGCGATTGAACAAATCGAATGGGGTGATGGGGCGGACCGTTACCCGTTGAAGGCGGCGGGTGCCATTGAGTTCATTGCGAAGGATATGGAGGAATCTAAGCCGAATTGCATCCTTTATTTTAAGGAGCCGCTGAAGGCGACCTTGTTTATGGGTGTGGAAAGGGAGTTCCGCTCCACCGCTATCCGTTTGGATGAACCGGAACGATTCCGGCATGCGCTTGAAAAGAAGTTGGGATAATAAAAAATCTTCCACTGCGAGGAGCAATGGAAGATTTTTTTAATTACATTGGTTGCTGGTTAAAGTAATTTAGTTCTTCGTTAAACTCCGCATAGTCGAAATAGATCATCGGCAATAAATAGCGTTTGCCGGTCGCTGTGCTCAAAATGACGTGATCACGGCCTGCCGCTTCCACCATCCCCGGGATTGCCAGCGTATTCGTTCCGGGTTCAATGGCATGTTCGAAAGAGAAATGGAATACGCCGGGCTTGCCTCGGTTGAGACGGAGGATGTTTTCGATATACGACTCCTCCCGGAATGGAGGCCTTCCTCCTCCGGCAGGAATTTGCGGCGGTGTTGCAGGCATTTGCATTTGCTGCTGCTGTTGAAAACCGGGATACCAATAATATTGAACCATGTTTTTCATCCTTTCATTTTTAAGCTTGCGGGCAATCCTGTTCCGTAGGGGAATAGAAGCAATGCGCCACGGGATAACCCCCTCGGTTCCACCATATGCTTTTGGGCTTTCGTTGATGACTGAAAAATATGTATACTAGTGGGGAGGGGGGGAGATCAAATGCAGTATGAAAATAATATTCCGGTTTTCTTGGAGTTCTGGGAATCGAATGAAGAGCCTACACTCGACGACTTGGAATCGTATCTCAATGAGCATGCGGAAATATATGAAAAGTATTTTCCGATGCACTGTCCGAAGACGGAAGAGCGATTGTCGGCAGCACTCCAGAAATACGAAGGCAAGATTAACGACATCCGTTCCATATCGGCCAGTTTGCCCACCGTTATTCAGGAAGTGGATGAGAAGTATGAGCAGACATTCGGTTTAGGCTTGGATCTTTCATTCAAACTGATGGTCGGCACGTTCGGGTCGAACGCATTCGTAACGAGGGATAATCGACGCGAAATCTATTTTGCCGTTGAAAAGCTTTCCGCGGAGCGCGACCACTTGAAAGTGATCACTGCGCATGAAATCGGACATGTCACGCATTTTGCGATGGGAACACGAGACGGGTTGGACTGGTCCACCGTCGATTGGGGTCATGGCTTGACGACGCTTTTCACGGAAGGGGCGGCCACGTATTTATCGAAACGGACAGTCCCGGGCCTTCAGAAGCCGGTCTATTTTTCATTCGATGACGAAGGCGAGCCGTGGGTGAAGTGCTATGAGGACAATAAAGCTGAAGTGAAACGGCGCTTTTTGGAAGACGCTTTAGGGGAATGGGATATGGCGAAGGAAAAAGAATGGTTCCGTCTATCTGGCGGCGCTTATTTCGGTTATAACCGAATCGGTTACATCCTTGGTACGGACTACGTCGAACAACTCGTCGAGCGGATCGGGGAGGATGCTGCGCTGACATATTGGAATGGGAATGATTTGAAGGCGGATATAGTGGAGTGGTTAGGGAAATGAACGATGAGGGCCGTCCTGGATGGCTCTTTTTTGTTTGCGGAAAACGTTTCTTTCGGGTTTATGCGTGATTATAGAGATTTATGCGCGGAAAATGGATTTTATGCGTCGTTTTAGCGATTTATGCGTGAGAAAACAACTTTATGCGTAAATTCACCCGTTTATGCGCGGAAATTTACGTTTATGCGTAAATGTAGATATTTATGCGTACATATTTGGCGTTATGAGTTTTTCGCGGAACTTATGCGTGAATGAAGTGCGGCTTGTCGCGCTGAATGCTTTTGGCAAAAAAACGGGCTCTTTATTGAAAAAACGAATTTGGGGTATGGATAAGCAAAGTGTTTTGCAGAGGAGTGGTAGGATGCCAACATTCAACTCGAATGGGACAGAGATTTATTACCAGGAGGAAGGTGAGGGCTTTCCGCTTGTGTTGTTGCACGGTTTGACGAGCAACAGCGAGATGTTCCGGCATGAAATTGACCAGTTCAAAGAGAGCTACCGGGTCATCGCACCTGACGCCCGCGGACATGGGAATTCAGGGAAGCCGCCGCACTATGAATTGGACGATCATATACGTGATGTCATTGCCCTCGTCGATCATCTTGGACTGGATTCATTTTACATGATCGGTGTGTCGATGGGGAGTTACATAGCGCAGGGCGTCGCCATCGAATTGGGCGACCGGGTGAAGAAGCTCGTGCTTGTCGCGACGAAATCCCATGGGAAGCAGGCTTCCATGGAAGAGCTTTTCGAGCGGTATGCCGATGAAATGAAAGGCATGACGCCAATCGATAAAATGGTCGCCGCCTCGAAATACATGTTCCACAATCAGAAGGCTGTTGGAAAATGGCTCCACGAAACGGCTGAAAACAGTGAACAATTGACGTTGCATGAACAAGCGATTGCTTCGAAAGCGTTGGAAGGGTTCGATTTCCGGGACGATCTGCATCGGATCAGTGCCGAGACGCTCGTCATTGGCGGTTTGCACGACGGACTGAATCCGCCCGATTACGGAAAAGAGACGGCCGGGCTCATTCCAGCTGGTGCCTTCCTGGAATTCAAGTTATCGGGCCACGCGCCAAACGTAGAACAGCCTCGCCTGTTCATGGAAGTCGTCTCGAACTTCCTGGAATAATATAGTGTGCGAAATACGCATAAATCGCTGCAGAAGCGCATAAATCCGGATATTCACGCATAAATCGATAGATATACGCATAACGCCGAATATGTACGCATAAATCCCTCCAAAAGCTCATAAACGCCTACAATTACGCATAAATCAAAACAGAGCCTCTCAAAAGAGGCTCTGTTCAATTTAAACTGTGAAAAACGACTGCTTCTTCTCGCCATCCAGAATCGTTCCGATGAAGAACGAACCGAATACGCCGTAACGCGCGCTCACTTCATCGAAGCGCATCTCGTATACTAACTTCTTGAACTGGAGCACATCATCCGAGAACAATGTTACGCCCCATTCGAAATCGTCGAAACCGACGGAGCCGGAAATGATCTGTTTCACTTTGCCTGCGTATCCGCGGCCGATCATTCCGTGGCTGCGCATCAATTCCTTGCGCTTGTCCATGCTGAGCATATACCAGTTGTCTTCGCCATCGCGCTTCTTGTCCATCGGGTAGAAGCAGATGTATTGATTGCGAGGCAGCTCCGGATATAGACGTCCACGCACGTACGGATTTTGGTACGGATCTTCATCCGACTCGCCCGCAAGGTAGTTGGACAACTCTACGACAGATACATAGGAATAAGCCGGAATCGTATAATCCGCAATCGTCAATTTATTGAATTCAGCCTCGAGCTCCTGCAGTTCGTCGATAGTCGGACGCAAGATCATGAGCATGAAATCCGCTTTCTGCCCGACGACCGTGTAAAACGCATGGCTGCCCGTCTTCGCGTCATCCGCTTGCTGAAGTTTATCCAAATAAGCCATGAATTCGTCGATAGCTGCCTGGCGTTCCTCTTTTGAAATCAACTTCCAGGACGCCCAATCCATCGAGCGCAAATCATGTAGCACATACCAACCATCGAGTGTAATAGCTGCTTCGTTCATATGAATTCAAACTCCTTTAAACGTGATGTGATTCTACCCTTAGTGTAGCATAAACGAATCGAAAACACGGTTATTGCGCATAGAAGTCATACATTTGACAAGAATGAATGACTGTTCCCGCCCGCGGAACTGGTGTATGCTTATATCGGAAAAAAACGAAAGCAAAAAGATCATCAGGAGATATAGATATGTCCAATTTACAACTTCCCCAATGGCGTTTCATAGACGAATCAATAACCGCCAAAAACCGTTCTGCATTGGAGTCCTTCGCGATGGACGATACACTCTGCCATCTCGTCGGTCAGAAAATGTCGGTGCCGACCGTCCGCACATGGGTGCATGACGAAACGGTCGTCCTCGGCATCCAGGATCACCGGCTTCCGCATATCGAAAAGGCGTTGCCGATGTTCCAAGAAGCCGGCTATAAGGCGATCGTCCGGAATTCAGGCGGTCTCGCGGTCGTTTTGGATGAGGGTGTGCTCAATATTTCCATCGTCCTTTCCGAGCAGGAAGGGTCCATCGATATTCCGGAAGGGTATGAGGCGATGGTGGAATTTGTCCGCATGCTGTTCCCGGAAGTCGCGGAGCAGATCGAGGCGTATGAAATTGTCGGTTCCTACTGTCCGGGCTCGTACGACTTGAGCATCGGCGGCAGGAAGTTTGCGGGGATTTCGCAGCGTCGTTTGCGCCAAGGCGTCGCGGTCCAAGTGTACTTGTGCGTGGAAGGCAGCGGTGCCGAGCGCGCTCGCCTCATTCGCGATTTATATGAAGTCGGTTTGCAAGGAGAGGAGACGAAGTTCGCCTATCCGGAAATTCGCCCGGAAGTGATGGCATCGCTGTCGGAGCTGATCGGCGAACCGCAGACGGTTGGAGAGGTGGGCATCCGCGTTCAGCTGCTGCTTCGTGCGCTATCCGAGGAGGAAGTCCAGACGGGCGGCTTTACGCCTGAAGAGATGGAGCTTTATTTGTTTTATTTGAATCGGGTCGTCGAGCGCAATCAGAAAATGCTTGCGAGAGGTCACTTACAGCGTCGGGAAATTGATTTATGAGCTTTTATGGCGTTTTATGCGTGGGAAAATTCATTTATGCGTATTTCTAGAGGAATATGCGTGAAAATCTACGTTTATGAGTTTTTGGGATGATTTATGCGCAATTGTTTGAAGTTATGCGTTTTTCGCGGCTTTTATGCGTGAATGAAGTACTGTATGTCGTGCTGAATGCCTTTGACAATTCAAGAGTTGTCCAAAGAAAAAAAACGCCGGATCAGTGATTGATCGGCGGTTCTTTGGATACGAGATTTCCGTTCCGCTCCATCTTGAAGACGGGGGCCGTGCGTTCGTTTTCGTCTTCCAATGTGACGAGGCGGCGTGCCCGGTTCATGATTTGTACGAATTGTTCGTAGTCGTTCCGGAGGGTTTTATTCTCCTGCTGCAATTTCTCGATCTCTTTTTCGAGAGACTCGATTTTGTCGTTTGCCATTTTAGCAGTGTGCTTCCATCTGAGTGATTCGGAATCGCCTGCGCCTGTATGGTGTAAACGAATCAAATAAGCAATGATTGTATCAAGCGATAAAGCGGATAGTGGAACAGCAGTCTTTTCATCCTGGTCAACACCTTGCGCAGGATTGTATAATTGCTGGCTGCGTCGTTTAAAGTCCGCGCCTAAAACTCGCATAGCCTGCTTCCGTTCTTTTTTCGCCTCTGCCAGCTCTTTTTCGTAATCGCGTCGGACGACTGCATTCCATCTGAAACCGCACGCGGCCGCGGTCCTGTTAAGCTTATCGCCAACCTCTTCGAACGCGCTTAGCTGTGTACTGCCTTCCCGGACGTGCCGTAGCACCGTCTCGGCTAATAAAATATCATTTTCCTCAAGCCAAGCATCCTGTCTAACTTTCACCATCTCCTTGCCTCCTGCCATGTTCATAGTCTCTTTCTTACGGTCAGTGTGTACAGTGTTCAAGCCTTTTATTCATCCAAACTTGAACGTAGGTCAAAATAATTGCAATCATTTTTATGAAAACCATTCTTTTCTCTCGCTCAGATTTTGATATACTTAATTAAAATGCGTCGACGGAGGTGCGCGATGGACTATAAAAACGAAAAACTTTTCGAAGAGAAAGTATTCAAGGATCCGGTCCACCGGTATATCCATGTGCGCGACAAAGTCATATGGGACGTCATCGGGACGCGGGAATTCCAGCGACTTCGCAGGATTCGCCAGCTCGGGACGACGTATCTCGTTTTCCATGGGGCGGAACATAGCCGCTTCCAACACTCGCTCGGCGTCTATGAAATTGTAAGGCGGATCATTGACGACGGATTTAGCGGACGTGCCGAATGGAACGATGAAGAACGGTTGTTGACGCTATGCGCGGCTTTGTTGCACGATCTCGGCCACGGTCCATTTTCGCATGCATTCGAAAAAGTGTTTGCGCTCGACCACGAAAAGTTTACGCAGGCGATTTTAACAGGAGAGACGGAAGTGAATCAAGTCCTTCGCCGCGTCTCGTCCAATTTTCCACAGCAAGTGGCCGATGTCATCGGGAAAACATACCCGGACAAGCTT
The genomic region above belongs to Sporosarcina sp. Marseille-Q4943 and contains:
- a CDS encoding uracil-DNA glycosylase — protein: MEKNRFGNDWDEVLAEQFQLPYYLQLRDFLKKEYESHNVYPLMDDMWTAFKLTPFNDVKVVVLGQDPYHGPGQAHGLSFSVKPGVKIPPSLRNMFKELQSDIGCGIPETGTLTGWAKQGVLMLNTVLTVREGEAHSHRKKGWEIFTDEVIRRLSEREEPVVFILWGRPAQEKKKLIDLNKNAVIEAVHPSPLSASRGFFGSRPYSKANEILKQWNETPIDWCRTDDGL
- a CDS encoding alpha/beta fold hydrolase; this encodes MPTFNSNGTEIYYQEEGEGFPLVLLHGLTSNSEMFRHEIDQFKESYRVIAPDARGHGNSGKPPHYELDDHIRDVIALVDHLGLDSFYMIGVSMGSYIAQGVAIELGDRVKKLVLVATKSHGKQASMEELFERYADEMKGMTPIDKMVAASKYMFHNQKAVGKWLHETAENSEQLTLHEQAIASKALEGFDFRDDLHRISAETLVIGGLHDGLNPPDYGKETAGLIPAGAFLEFKLSGHAPNVEQPRLFMEVVSNFLE
- a CDS encoding spore coat protein GerQ, whose amino-acid sequence is MVQYYWYPGFQQQQQMQMPATPPQIPAGGGRPPFREESYIENILRLNRGKPGVFHFSFEHAIEPGTNTLAIPGMVEAAGRDHVILSTATGKRYLLPMIYFDYAEFNEELNYFNQQPM
- a CDS encoding uracil-DNA glycosylase, giving the protein MAVNCFQCQYFFVTWDPKSPRGCKAYGFKTRELPSIVVKRSSGMECLKYVPKKGGARQ
- a CDS encoding beta-carotene 15,15'-monooxygenase → MVLTRQRSKQSILAVLLLLVLVSNYLAYRLPAIPLPADPRGVVIGSMLDLAIVAPVLIVAMTRKKGFTLKRFFTFMVIGLVAARFVIPGEYFEPFKFIPYVAIGFEGLLLLAELGLLFLLAKHLPTIMKEVRSTNAGPLFAFPAHVKNNVSTHPFVSIITAESLMFYYAFASWKRKPPAGETMFTLHQKTSMIAFYVMLIHAIVIETIGIHWWLHGKSMILSIVLLVLNIYSVIYVIADIQTVRLNPLAMRENRMHISLGLGKRMEIPYDAIEQIEWGDGADRYPLKAAGAIEFIAKDMEESKPNCILYFKEPLKATLFMGVEREFRSTAIRLDEPERFRHALEKKLG
- a CDS encoding DUF423 domain-containing protein, with the protein product MPFFIIAGAVNAALAVALGAFGAHALKERLSERYLAIWETAVQYQMFHAIGLIAVGILMSSSLFGPSTSLTWAGYLLLAGIIIFSGSLYILSLSGIGILGAITPIGGVAFIVGWIMLIIAAVKFGK
- a CDS encoding RsfA family transcriptional regulator, with translation MVKVRQDAWLEENDILLAETVLRHVREGSTQLSAFEEVGDKLNRTAAACGFRWNAVVRRDYEKELAEAKKERKQAMRVLGADFKRRSQQLYNPAQGVDQDEKTAVPLSALSLDTIIAYLIRLHHTGAGDSESLRWKHTAKMANDKIESLEKEIEKLQQENKTLRNDYEQFVQIMNRARRLVTLEDENERTAPVFKMERNGNLVSKEPPINH
- a CDS encoding lipoate--protein ligase family protein, which translates into the protein MSNLQLPQWRFIDESITAKNRSALESFAMDDTLCHLVGQKMSVPTVRTWVHDETVVLGIQDHRLPHIEKALPMFQEAGYKAIVRNSGGLAVVLDEGVLNISIVLSEQEGSIDIPEGYEAMVEFVRMLFPEVAEQIEAYEIVGSYCPGSYDLSIGGRKFAGISQRRLRQGVAVQVYLCVEGSGAERARLIRDLYEVGLQGEETKFAYPEIRPEVMASLSELIGEPQTVGEVGIRVQLLLRALSEEEVQTGGFTPEEMELYLFYLNRVVERNQKMLARGHLQRREIDL
- a CDS encoding YwdI family protein, whose translation is MISTERIIEEMQRQLNYAKTADDDQAVREALTAIRALCQVVLVSNDKKDEPIITPRTMAISHKPQISSLEGRHLEEDDANGGSIFDF
- a CDS encoding aminopeptidase; this translates as MQYENNIPVFLEFWESNEEPTLDDLESYLNEHAEIYEKYFPMHCPKTEERLSAALQKYEGKINDIRSISASLPTVIQEVDEKYEQTFGLGLDLSFKLMVGTFGSNAFVTRDNRREIYFAVEKLSAERDHLKVITAHEIGHVTHFAMGTRDGLDWSTVDWGHGLTTLFTEGAATYLSKRTVPGLQKPVYFSFDDEGEPWVKCYEDNKAEVKRRFLEDALGEWDMAKEKEWFRLSGGAYFGYNRIGYILGTDYVEQLVERIGEDAALTYWNGNDLKADIVEWLGK
- the hemQ gene encoding hydrogen peroxide-dependent heme synthase; amino-acid sequence: MNEAAITLDGWYVLHDLRSMDWASWKLISKEERQAAIDEFMAYLDKLQQADDAKTGSHAFYTVVGQKADFMLMILRPTIDELQELEAEFNKLTIADYTIPAYSYVSVVELSNYLAGESDEDPYQNPYVRGRLYPELPRNQYICFYPMDKKRDGEDNWYMLSMDKRKELMRSHGMIGRGYAGKVKQIISGSVGFDDFEWGVTLFSDDVLQFKKLVYEMRFDEVSARYGVFGSFFIGTILDGEKKQSFFTV